From Nitrospirota bacterium, a single genomic window includes:
- the fabG gene encoding 3-oxoacyl-ACP reductase FabG yields MMDINQKRALVVGGSRGIGRAIAVRLAQSGFDLWLTYKGNHEAARSVKTEIEALGRTCDTLSFDVSSFEETEAALAGLVEITPPHVLVYNSGISRDNLLMWMTKDEWRSVLSTNLDGFFNVTRPVVFAMLKAKRGRIVVVSSTSGQIGQAGQVNYSASKAGLIGAAKALAREVGRKNILVNVVAPGFIETDMTEKIPRNQVLPLIPLNRVGTADDVASVVNFLCAEEHLYIHGQVIGINGGLAM; encoded by the coding sequence ATGATGGACATTAATCAAAAAAGAGCGCTTGTCGTCGGCGGCAGCAGGGGTATCGGTCGCGCTATTGCAGTGCGCCTTGCGCAGTCCGGGTTCGATCTCTGGCTGACGTATAAAGGGAACCATGAGGCCGCACGGAGCGTGAAAACAGAGATCGAGGCGCTCGGCAGGACGTGCGATACCCTTTCATTCGATGTTTCCAGCTTTGAAGAGACAGAAGCGGCTCTGGCCGGGCTCGTCGAAATAACTCCACCCCACGTGCTGGTCTACAACTCGGGCATCTCACGGGACAACCTTCTCATGTGGATGACGAAGGACGAATGGCGATCGGTTCTTTCAACGAATCTCGACGGCTTTTTCAATGTGACCCGCCCGGTCGTGTTTGCGATGCTGAAGGCAAAGCGCGGACGCATCGTTGTGGTGTCATCAACCTCCGGCCAGATCGGACAGGCGGGGCAAGTGAACTATTCGGCGTCCAAGGCGGGTCTGATCGGAGCAGCCAAAGCGCTCGCTCGCGAGGTGGGCAGGAAGAACATCCTGGTCAATGTCGTTGCGCCCGGCTTCATCGAGACGGACATGACTGAAAAAATCCCCCGGAACCAGGTGCTGCCGCTCATTCCCCTGAACAGGGTGGGAACGGCGGATGATGTAGCCTCCGTCGTAAACTTCCTGTGTGCGGAGGAACATCTGTACATCCATGGCCAGGTGATCGGCATCAACGGCGGGCTGGCAATGTGA
- a CDS encoding flavodoxin family protein — protein sequence MKVVAFNGSARKDGNTAILLNLVLDELKAEGITTELYSLAGKPVQGCIACMKCFEKKNKRCSVEKDVINECLQKMDEADGILLGSPTYFADVSAGMKALIERCGMVGRANPEMYNRKVGAAVVAVRRAGAIHVFNTLNYFFTISGMIVPGSSYWNLGIGRQPGEVSNDAEGIQTMKNLGKNMAWLLKKVRG from the coding sequence ATGAAGGTCGTTGCATTCAACGGGAGTGCCCGCAAGGACGGCAATACGGCGATACTCCTGAACCTGGTACTGGATGAATTGAAGGCCGAGGGGATTACGACGGAACTGTACAGTCTCGCTGGAAAGCCGGTCCAGGGCTGCATCGCGTGCATGAAATGCTTCGAGAAAAAGAACAAGCGCTGTTCGGTCGAAAAGGACGTCATCAACGAATGCCTCCAGAAGATGGATGAGGCTGATGGTATCTTGCTGGGGTCTCCCACGTACTTTGCCGACGTATCGGCAGGGATGAAGGCCCTGATCGAACGGTGCGGCATGGTGGGGAGGGCTAATCCCGAGATGTACAATCGCAAAGTGGGGGCCGCGGTCGTCGCCGTGCGCAGGGCAGGAGCTATCCATGTCTTTAACACCCTCAATTATTTCTTTACGATCAGCGGTATGATCGTCCCCGGTTCGAGCTACTGGAACCTGGGAATCGGGCGTCAGCCGGGCGAGGTGAGCAACGATGCCGAGGGCATCCAAACGATGAAGAACCTCGGAAAGAACATGGCATGGCTGCTGAAAAAGGTCCGGGGCTAA
- a CDS encoding ABC transporter ATP-binding protein encodes MIELKHVGRVYKRGAKEIHALQRVTLSIGKGEFLGIMGPSGSGKSTLLNLIGGLDQPTSGEIFIEGRPLHGVSDDELTLIRRRKVGFIFQFFNLLPILTAAENVSLPLLLEGIPYADVKPKALSLLAKVGLAERTEHRPEELSGGEMQRVAIARALVTSPAVLLADEPTGNLDSRTSEDIFGLLGGLHAEGQTIVMVTHDPRAASRGTRIIMLKDGSIAEDSAKERA; translated from the coding sequence ATGATTGAATTGAAGCATGTCGGCAGGGTTTATAAACGCGGAGCAAAGGAGATCCATGCCCTGCAGCGGGTCACGCTGAGCATCGGGAAAGGCGAGTTCCTGGGCATCATGGGACCGTCGGGGTCCGGGAAAAGCACGCTCCTGAACCTCATCGGCGGCCTGGACCAGCCCACCTCGGGCGAGATCTTCATCGAAGGCCGTCCGCTGCACGGCGTGTCGGATGACGAGCTCACGCTGATCCGGCGCAGGAAGGTCGGTTTTATTTTCCAATTCTTCAATCTCCTGCCGATCCTGACCGCTGCCGAAAACGTCAGCCTCCCGCTCCTGCTTGAGGGGATCCCCTATGCCGACGTGAAGCCTAAGGCTCTTTCCCTGCTAGCCAAAGTTGGACTCGCCGAACGTACCGAGCACCGACCCGAAGAGCTTTCGGGCGGTGAAATGCAGCGGGTCGCCATCGCGCGCGCCCTTGTCACAAGCCCGGCCGTGCTGCTCGCCGATGAACCGACGGGGAACCTGGACTCGCGGACGAGCGAGGATATCTTCGGGCTGCTGGGCGGATTGCACGCCGAGGGCCAGACCATCGTCATGGTCACGCATGATCCGAGAGCCGCGTCGCGCGGAACCAGGATCATCATGCTGAAGGACGGCAGCATCGCCGAGGACAGTGCGAAGGAGCGAGCATAA
- a CDS encoding FtsX-like permease family protein codes for MNLFNLLKHISVRRIRLQKVHALMTMAGICLGVAAIVSIGIVNKSVMQSFEDSITRVTGRAALQITGPASGFPEGLLERVQNVPGVEYAVPVIDTQGILIGAKESSIAILGVDVLQDSNIRDYHLSEESADIPDPLLFLARPDSILLTKELAGREGIAIDQKIRVETVQGIRTFQVRGLLNPEGPAKAMGGNIAIMDYPAAQMAFGKEGRIDRIDVSLLRGEEFESVRRRIEKAIPAGYSIVTPEGRTKQVALLISHFQKNINLISFIAVFVGMYLIYNAVSIAVVQRRKEIGILRALGTTRRQIIALFLGETLAMAVVASGLGLAVGILFAKAAIGAVGQTVSELYLRTSIQQITVSPPDLAIGFLSGIAASLAAAFFPSLASARITPVSAIRSVPYSEEGLLSGNRLRIAAVLFVAFALFLLVLYKAFADSLLLHNTVAMFSATIFLLLGISLATPSVLEGFLGFFHRALSPYIGAAAKLAGLNLQKNITRNAVAAAAIFYGISVFVSSAGIIYSAKQSVLEWIDSYVRGDIIVTSGHPIASTGSQNIPMPVDLWKDIEKVPGVLSADPFRKIYIDYRGRRLLLLTLDIDRRMLYSPFKVTQGRREDMVRLLPNRNAIAVNETVAAQERLKPGDTMVLPTPEGPVAFTVAVVNVDYSSDSGSILMDMHTYRKYWKEYLADSFSVRVKPDAHVNTVRDEIAKRFGNDRKLFVLPAREFKLEIRKLIDRGFAVNHAINIVTMLIACLGIIVTLLASVLERTREIGILRSIGMLRSQVSRVVVIESMVLGLIGGVLGAGAGIAIGWMSLEGFLKSDYGASMQYHVDPASLLWALGISTTLAGLAGIYPARRAAKTNIVEALTYE; via the coding sequence ATGAATCTCTTCAACCTGCTCAAACACATCAGCGTCAGGCGAATTCGCCTCCAGAAGGTCCATGCGCTCATGACGATGGCCGGCATCTGCCTCGGCGTGGCGGCGATCGTTTCCATCGGCATCGTGAACAAGAGCGTCATGCAGTCCTTCGAGGACTCTATCACTCGGGTAACGGGCAGGGCAGCGCTCCAGATCACCGGCCCGGCCTCCGGCTTCCCCGAGGGACTGCTGGAGCGCGTGCAGAACGTGCCGGGCGTGGAGTACGCAGTGCCCGTGATCGATACCCAGGGCATCCTTATCGGCGCAAAAGAGAGCTCTATCGCCATCCTCGGCGTCGATGTGCTGCAGGACAGCAACATCCGTGATTATCACCTCTCCGAGGAGAGCGCGGACATTCCCGACCCGCTCCTCTTCCTTGCCAGGCCCGACTCCATTCTGCTCACCAAGGAGCTCGCCGGGCGGGAAGGCATTGCGATCGACCAGAAGATCCGCGTCGAGACCGTCCAGGGCATCAGGACCTTCCAGGTCCGCGGTCTCCTGAACCCTGAAGGCCCTGCGAAAGCCATGGGGGGCAATATCGCGATCATGGACTACCCCGCCGCCCAGATGGCCTTCGGGAAGGAGGGCCGCATCGACCGGATTGACGTGAGCCTGCTCCGTGGGGAAGAGTTCGAGAGCGTGCGCCGTCGGATCGAGAAGGCGATTCCCGCGGGATATAGCATCGTGACGCCGGAGGGCAGAACGAAACAGGTGGCTCTGCTTATTTCGCACTTCCAGAAGAACATCAATCTCATCAGTTTTATCGCCGTCTTCGTCGGCATGTACCTCATTTACAACGCCGTCTCGATCGCGGTGGTCCAGCGCCGAAAGGAAATCGGCATCCTCCGTGCGCTGGGCACTACGAGACGACAGATCATCGCGCTGTTCCTGGGCGAAACCCTGGCCATGGCCGTGGTGGCATCCGGACTCGGCCTGGCCGTCGGCATCCTGTTCGCGAAAGCGGCCATCGGGGCCGTCGGGCAGACCGTTTCCGAGCTCTATCTGCGCACGTCCATCCAGCAGATTACCGTCTCCCCGCCCGATCTTGCCATCGGCTTCCTCTCCGGCATTGCAGCCAGCCTCGCCGCCGCGTTCTTCCCGTCCCTGGCGAGCGCCCGTATAACGCCGGTCTCCGCCATTCGCTCCGTGCCCTATTCCGAGGAAGGCCTCCTCTCGGGTAATCGGCTCAGGATCGCGGCGGTGCTGTTTGTCGCCTTCGCATTATTCCTGCTCGTTCTCTACAAAGCCTTCGCCGACTCACTCCTCCTCCACAACACCGTCGCCATGTTCTCCGCCACGATCTTCCTCCTCCTCGGAATATCGCTCGCGACCCCCTCGGTCCTCGAGGGATTTCTCGGCTTCTTCCACCGGGCGCTTTCGCCGTACATCGGCGCCGCCGCCAAACTGGCGGGCCTGAACCTTCAGAAGAACATCACCCGGAATGCGGTCGCGGCGGCAGCGATCTTTTACGGCATCTCCGTGTTCGTCAGCTCCGCGGGCATCATCTACAGCGCCAAGCAGTCGGTGCTCGAGTGGATCGATTCCTACGTGCGCGGCGACATTATCGTCACGTCCGGCCATCCCATCGCGTCCACGGGCTCGCAGAACATCCCCATGCCCGTGGACCTGTGGAAGGACATCGAGAAGGTCCCCGGCGTGCTGTCGGCCGACCCCTTCCGCAAGATCTACATCGACTACCGGGGCAGGCGCCTCCTGCTCCTGACTCTGGACATCGATCGCAGAATGCTGTACAGCCCCTTTAAAGTGACCCAGGGGAGACGGGAGGACATGGTGCGCCTCCTGCCGAACCGGAACGCTATCGCGGTAAATGAGACCGTAGCGGCTCAGGAGCGCCTCAAACCCGGGGACACGATGGTCCTTCCGACGCCGGAGGGGCCGGTCGCTTTCACCGTGGCGGTCGTCAACGTGGACTACAGTTCGGATTCCGGCTCGATCCTGATGGATATGCACACATACCGGAAATACTGGAAGGAATATCTTGCCGATTCTTTTTCGGTACGGGTGAAGCCGGACGCCCACGTCAACACCGTGCGCGACGAGATCGCGAAAAGGTTCGGCAACGACCGGAAGCTCTTTGTGCTCCCGGCGCGGGAATTCAAGCTTGAGATCCGAAAGCTCATTGACCGCGGCTTCGCCGTGAACCACGCCATCAACATCGTTACCATGCTGATCGCATGCCTCGGGATCATCGTCACGCTACTCGCGTCGGTGCTGGAACGAACCCGCGAGATCGGCATCCTGCGCTCCATCGGCATGTTGAGGAGCCAGGTCTCCCGGGTCGTTGTGATCGAATCCATGGTCCTCGGCCTTATCGGCGGGGTGCTCGGCGCAGGCGCCGGCATTGCTATCGGCTGGATGAGCCTCGAGGGGTTCCTGAAAAGCGACTACGGCGCGAGCATGCAGTACCACGTCGATCCCGCTTCGCTCTTGTGGGCTCTGGGCATCTCGACGACACTTGCGGGACTCGCAGGAATCTACCCGGCGCGCCGGGCGGCGAAGACGAACATCGTGGAGGCGCTGACCTATGAATGA
- a CDS encoding outer membrane lipoprotein-sorting protein: MNDQISKYICLLSSVICLLVFGFTSPSFALSGREVYERVHEIRSKALDRKTEATMVLFDKGGGKRTRTLIEYSKKAVPEAYKVLVVFTAPPDLKNVGFLIHAHTFADRDLWAYFPEYKRVRRIASSSQDDSFFGSDFSYDDFGGPPNLDDYRFSILREEVVEGKSCYVVEVTPKIRRKYTRYIGWVAKDLWIHLKVEYYQDKDIYRSGDFSDVRIIEGIPTPFKLNMENRKSGHRTELTIQKIQYNTHFPDDLFSQRSLERAGK, encoded by the coding sequence ATGAATGATCAAATTTCAAAATATATCTGTCTTCTGTCCTCTGTCATCTGTCTTCTAGTATTTGGATTTACCTCACCTTCCTTCGCCCTCTCTGGCCGCGAGGTCTATGAAAGGGTACACGAAATCCGTTCGAAAGCCCTCGACCGGAAGACCGAGGCGACCATGGTTCTGTTCGACAAGGGAGGCGGCAAACGCACGAGGACGCTGATCGAATACAGCAAAAAGGCCGTTCCGGAGGCATACAAGGTCCTCGTGGTGTTCACGGCCCCGCCAGACCTCAAGAACGTCGGGTTCCTGATCCATGCGCACACCTTCGCGGATCGAGACCTGTGGGCCTATTTCCCGGAATACAAGCGCGTCCGCAGGATCGCGTCGAGTTCGCAGGATGACTCGTTCTTCGGGTCTGATTTCTCCTATGACGATTTCGGCGGACCGCCGAATCTGGACGACTACAGGTTCAGTATCCTGAGAGAAGAGGTCGTGGAAGGTAAGTCCTGCTACGTCGTCGAGGTGACGCCGAAAATCCGCAGGAAATATACGCGATACATTGGGTGGGTCGCGAAAGACCTGTGGATCCATCTTAAGGTCGAGTATTACCAGGACAAGGACATCTACCGGTCCGGAGACTTCTCTGACGTCAGGATCATCGAAGGCATCCCGACGCCGTTCAAGCTGAACATGGAAAACAGGAAGTCCGGCCACCGGACCGAGCTGACGATCCAGAAAATCCAGTATAACACACACTTTCCCGATGATCTCTTTTCGCAACGGTCGCTGGAACGCGCAGGGAAGTAG
- a CDS encoding DUF1302 family protein, protein MKEDPSLMGRIKADSAGAPWRFHAWLEGGWDGSVKRPAQDDRLFKNYDQVYQSNTPYLEFKELFVTHSSGELDIRAGIQRFAWGRLDEYPPNDLLNPWDYSQFLIKPLEDRKVGAPSVSAALALGDWSFETVWVPLLVPFRLPLPDERWSGVPLASVIQQSYPNALITPEEPLLPARTAQNGNIGLRMKHAGDFEWALDLYHGWDPRPVFRTTTLVVSPVGGSVVIDPGYVPDFHRITSIGVDAAAVRGDWSLRLETAYSLNRYRNIRQELWGYPSTITPGIFPLNPSIEQKHDALDYGIGADYRLFEDGLLTVQAQQTILSGNVDLLYERKVETLLWANLKAGFMNQKILTNMNIAYNPEHGDHMFRANGWYVFSDAWKAGATYVALTGPGQSLFGRYARNDQVEAEISYAW, encoded by the coding sequence GTGAAAGAAGATCCGAGCCTGATGGGGCGGATCAAGGCCGACTCTGCGGGTGCGCCATGGCGATTTCATGCATGGCTCGAAGGAGGCTGGGACGGGAGCGTCAAGAGGCCTGCTCAGGATGACAGGCTCTTCAAGAACTACGATCAGGTCTACCAGAGCAACACGCCCTACCTGGAGTTCAAGGAGCTCTTCGTAACGCATTCTTCAGGCGAGCTTGATATTCGGGCCGGCATCCAGCGCTTTGCCTGGGGCAGGCTCGATGAGTATCCGCCGAATGACCTGCTCAACCCCTGGGACTATTCGCAGTTCCTGATAAAACCGCTCGAAGACCGGAAGGTCGGCGCTCCCTCGGTTTCAGCCGCCCTGGCGCTGGGAGACTGGTCCTTTGAAACGGTATGGGTCCCTCTCCTGGTCCCCTTTCGCCTGCCCCTGCCCGATGAACGGTGGTCCGGAGTACCGCTTGCCTCGGTCATCCAGCAGTCGTATCCGAACGCACTGATCACTCCGGAAGAGCCGCTCCTTCCCGCGCGTACTGCCCAGAACGGGAATATCGGACTGCGCATGAAACACGCCGGAGACTTCGAATGGGCACTGGACCTGTATCATGGCTGGGACCCTCGGCCCGTGTTCAGGACCACGACACTCGTGGTCTCGCCTGTGGGCGGAAGCGTCGTGATCGACCCTGGATACGTTCCCGACTTCCACAGGATTACATCGATCGGCGTGGACGCAGCCGCTGTCAGGGGCGACTGGAGCCTCCGGCTGGAAACCGCCTATTCCCTGAACCGGTACCGTAATATCCGCCAGGAGCTTTGGGGCTATCCTTCGACGATCACGCCGGGCATATTTCCGCTGAATCCATCCATCGAGCAGAAGCATGATGCGCTCGACTATGGCATCGGCGCGGATTACCGGCTGTTCGAAGACGGCCTGTTGACCGTGCAGGCCCAGCAGACGATCCTGTCCGGGAATGTGGACTTGCTCTACGAGAGGAAAGTCGAGACGCTGCTCTGGGCGAACCTTAAGGCGGGATTCATGAACCAGAAGATCCTGACGAACATGAACATCGCCTACAATCCCGAGCACGGCGATCACATGTTCAGGGCAAATGGATGGTATGTATTCTCTGATGCGTGGAAGGCGGGCGCCACCTACGTTGCGCTCACCGGACCCGGACAGTCATTGTTCGGCCGCTACGCACGGAACGACCAAGTGGAAGCGGAGATAAGCTACGCCTGGTGA
- a CDS encoding HD domain-containing phosphohydrolase: MTDHDLHEGLSRVLSQLTAAVTNTSLYSPAHPQVAQYIDKAYAVLEEILKFEPEVTVLLIGDDLIAQNRPLAKGGSASFASPFIKILKKKAIERLTFVAGLPRSELQSLIRDLASPDSLSVRSTPFIKLGKVELRVKKDGQSTAHGADDAPEAAMQELIALTAAELDELKALYVRIKKHKKIDIRGVDDMVKNFINGFRQEINPLSLLARLKSVHEYTFTHVTNVCILTMSQAQSLGFTGGSLHQIGVASLLHDVGKIFVPDEILNKPGKLTDDERKIIETHSIKGARYLMGIDGIPKLAVLSALEHHLKFDGSGYPSIKGGWRPNITSQMITVADVFDAMRSKRSYQGDIPIEKVVEVLKKGSGVSFNPELVDHFLRLIKYPAA, from the coding sequence ATGACCGACCATGATCTCCACGAGGGGCTGTCACGGGTGCTCTCCCAGCTGACAGCGGCGGTCACGAATACGAGCTTGTATTCGCCCGCCCACCCGCAGGTGGCGCAGTATATAGACAAGGCCTATGCCGTTCTTGAAGAGATCCTGAAGTTTGAACCGGAGGTCACGGTGCTGCTGATCGGCGACGACCTGATCGCACAGAACAGGCCGCTCGCCAAAGGAGGGAGTGCCTCCTTTGCTTCGCCATTCATCAAGATCCTGAAGAAAAAAGCTATCGAACGGCTGACCTTTGTCGCCGGTCTCCCGAGATCAGAACTCCAGTCGCTGATCCGCGATCTCGCTTCGCCGGATTCCCTGTCGGTCCGCTCGACGCCGTTCATCAAGCTCGGCAAGGTTGAGCTGCGGGTGAAAAAGGATGGCCAGTCCACAGCACACGGTGCGGACGATGCGCCTGAGGCTGCGATGCAGGAGTTGATCGCGCTCACGGCAGCGGAGTTGGACGAGCTGAAGGCGCTTTACGTCAGGATCAAGAAGCACAAGAAGATCGACATCCGCGGCGTTGACGACATGGTGAAGAACTTCATCAACGGCTTCCGTCAGGAGATCAATCCGCTCAGCCTGCTGGCCAGGCTCAAGTCGGTTCACGAATATACCTTTACTCATGTCACCAACGTGTGCATCCTTACCATGAGCCAGGCCCAGAGCCTGGGGTTCACCGGCGGCAGCCTCCATCAGATCGGCGTGGCTTCGCTGCTGCATGACGTGGGGAAGATATTCGTACCAGACGAGATCCTGAATAAGCCGGGGAAACTGACGGATGATGAGCGGAAGATCATCGAGACGCATTCTATCAAGGGCGCGCGCTATCTCATGGGGATCGACGGGATCCCCAAGCTGGCCGTCCTGTCGGCGCTGGAACATCACCTGAAATTCGACGGTTCGGGCTACCCTTCCATCAAGGGCGGCTGGCGGCCGAACATCACGAGCCAGATGATCACAGTCGCCGACGTGTTCGACGCCATGCGCAGCAAGCGCTCCTATCAAGGGGATATTCCGATCGAGAAGGTCGTCGAAGTCCTGAAGAAAGGAAGCGGCGTATCCTTCAACCCGGAGCTGGTCGATCATTTTCTGAGGCTCATCAAGTATCCGGCCGCATAA